CGGTTTTCCGGTCGCCATAGGTGGCACAACTGGCTATATTATTACTGGCCTTAGTTCCCCCTTACCCTCTCCTAACCTGGGTTTCGTGTACCTCCCATCGTTATTGTGGATCGTACTTGCCAGTGTTATTACCGCGCCGCTTGGCGCAAAGGCGGTACATCGCATGAAGATTGGGCTATTGCGCAAACTTTTCGCAATACTGATGCTGATATTAGCGACACATTTGTTAATAAAATTTATTTAGCATTAAAAGTACGCAATCCTATGCGGGGTAAACTGTACCGGGTTTGTCATGACGAAGAGTGATGCGTATTGCTATACGATGATCGGACGCTATTGGAATTTTTGGTTTTTGAGGGCGCGCAAGCATGGCTGAGCTGGATCACCATTTTTGGAAAAAATGGTTGAACTATCTTCACCTTTCAACTAATTTGACATCGAGTAAATTGCTTGGTGTGGCGCGCATAACATAAAATCTCTACGACAGGATGCAGGCATTGGGCACAATTTGTCACGGTAGCCTGCATTTTTAAACGATGGATTGCTTTAGGTATTTGAAATTAATAGAAACGAAGAGATGAGACTAAAATTTACCAAAATGCACGGTGCCGGTAATGATTTCGTAGTCCTCAATGGGTTGCGCCAGCGCATTCAGCTTACACCGGAGCAGTTGCGCCTGTTAGCTGACCGGCACTTTGGCGTGGGCTGCGATCAAATTCTGTTAGTGGAAACTGCTCAGCATCCCGATGCGGATTTTTGTTATCGTATCTTCAATGCGGATGGCGGCGAGGTGGAACAATGCGGCAATGGCGCACGCTGCTTTATGCGCTTTGTACACGATCACAAACTGACACATAAGCGTGAGATCGTGGTAGAAACAAAAAATGGCTTGATTACCCCGCGCCTTGAGGACAATGGTCAAGTTACAGTAAACATGGGCGCACCGATTTTTGAGGCTGCACGTATTCCGTTTCTTGGCAGTAGTGATGCTGTTATCCAAACGCTAGAAGTAGCGGGCGAGACAGTGCAGATTACGGCACTATCGATGGGCAATCCACATGCGGTACAGGTAGTGACTGATGTGGAACAGGCACCAGTCGCCATACAGGGGGCGCTCATTGAACAACACCCACGTTTTTCGCAACGAGTGAATGCAGGTTTCATGCAGATAGTGGATCATAAACACATCAAATTACGCGTGTATGAACGCGGCGCTGGTGAAACACTGTCTTGCGGCACTGGCGCATGCGCCGCAGTGGTAACCGGCATCCGGCGCGGCCTGTTGGACGCGCGCGTGAATGTTGCCACGCGCGGTGGGGTGTTGAACATAGCTTGGGCCGGAAACGGTACACCGGTATTTATGACCGGACCAGCGATTGCTGTATTTGAAGGCGAAATAAATTTATAAGAGGACCACATGAAATCCGCAGACATCGCACTATATTTAAAAAATAATCCACAGTTCTTTGAAGATCATGCTGATATGTTAGCGGAAGTCACTATCCCCCATCCTTACAGCGGACGCACCATTTCATTAAGTGAGCGGCAGTTATTGACTCTGCGTGAGCAGAACAAAAACCTGGAAAAAAAACTGCACGAGATGGTAATGCTTGCTCAGGACAACGACTCATTACAGCAAAAAGTACATCAATTTACCCTTGCGTTATTTGGCGTGCGTGACCTGATGAATTTGCAGAATGTCATTACGCAGAATTTGCGTGAAATTTTTGCAGTACCACATATTGTGTTGCACATCTGGAAAGGATTACCGCCCAGCTTGGAAGTGCTTGCCTTTGTGAATCAGCAACTGCATCCCGTCTGTGTTCATCACGCTCTTCATGATACTTTGGCCTGGTTTGGCGAAAGCGCGACTCATTTGCATTCGTTTGCTTATTTACCGCTGCGGACGGATGAACAATCCATTGGTCTGTTAATATTGGCTAGTGAGGATGCGCAGCGTTTCTATCCTGGCATGGGTACGTTGTTTCTGCAGCGTATCGCGGAAACTGTGAGCAGCGCGCTACGTCCCTCACTATAAAGTGATGACAAACAGTATCGCGCAGGCTGCAACTCTCAACCAAGCTGCGCTGCACGGATTTATCGACCATCTGCGCAATGAGCGTCGTTACTCCCCCCATACCGTGGAAAACTATTCCCGCGATATTTGCCGTTTGTTTAAGCTTGCTGGTGTTACGCCGCTAAACGAACTCAAAAACCATCAAATTCGCCGTTTCGTAGCACAATTGCACGGTAGCGGTTTGGGCGGCAAGAGTTTGGCGCGTATGCTTTCGGCATGGCGTACCTTTTATTCTTATCTAATACGCGACTACCAGTTTAAAGACAATCCGTGCATCGGGCTGCGTGCGCCCAAGTCGGCACGTAATCTGCCGCATGCACTTTCCCCGGACGAAGCTGTGCGCATGGTTGAACTGCCCACAGCAGGCGACATTCTGGCGGTGCGCGACAAAGCGATGTTTGAGTTATTTTATTCTTCCGGTCTGCGCTTGGCAGAGCTGGTCAGTCTCGATCCTGCTGCGCTTGATTTTGCAGATGCAGCTGTGCGCGTTATCGGTAAAGGCGCCAAGACACGCATCGTACCGCTGGGCAGCTATGCGATCTCAGCGCTGCAAGCTTGGCTGGCGCTGCGCGGGCAGTTGTCCAAACAGGGTGAAACTGCGCTGTTCGTAAATCGCAATGGTAGCCGCATTGGTTCGCGCGCGGTACAACTGCGCATGTCAGGTTGGGGCATCAAACAGGGCATCACCAGCGGCGTTCACCCACATTTGTTGCGCCATTCGTTCGCCTCACATGTGCTGCAATCCAGCGGAGATTTACGGGCAGTTCAAGAAATGCTCGGTCATACCAGCATTTCTACTACGCAGGTATACACTCATCTTGATTTCCAATACCTCAGTAAAATTTACGATGCCGCGCATCCGCGGGCCAAAAAGAAAACCTTATGAATAAAATTATTCTCAAGGAGGGGAGGGAGAAATCCCTTCTGCGCCGTCACCCCTGGATATTTTCCGGGGCAATTAAACGCGTGGAAGGCTCACCTGCTGATGGTGACGCGGTACAGATATACTCAACACAAGGCGCTTTCCTCGCCCATGCCGCATACAATGCACATTCACAAATTGCTGCGCGAGTATGGTCATGGCACGCGGAGCAAAGCATCAACGCAGATTTTTTCCGCACGAAAATCACTCATGCACTGACATTGCGCAAAAATCTCAAATTGGCGCAACACAGCACTGGCCTGCGCCTGATTCATGGCGAATCCGATGGCCTGCCCGGGCTGGTAGTAGATCAATATGGTGATGTGCTGGTTATGCAGATTGGCAGTGCGGGAGCGGAACGCTGGCGCGACACTTGTGCCGACATATTGCGAGAGATGTGCAATCCGGTTTGTATTTACGAGCGTTCTGATTCTGACTCACGTGCATTAGAAGGCTTACCGGAACGCAATAACGTACTACGTGGCATCTTGCCCGAATCTTTAACCCTTGTTGAACATGGGCTGCGTTTTGTTGTGGATGTAGCACATGGGCAGAAGACGGGTTTTTATCTCGACCAGCGTGACAACCGCGAACTGATTGGAACCCTGGCGCAAGATAAGGATGTTCTGAATTGCTTTTGCTACAGCGGCGGTTTCTCGCTGTATGCACTGCGCGGTGGCGCGAAATCAGTGCTATCAATTGATTCTTCGAATGAGGCACTGCAACTGGCACAACGCAATGTGGAACTTAATGGGCTGGATGCCAGCCGCGCTGAATGGCAATGTGACGACGTGTTCCAGACACTGCGTAAGCTGCGTGACCAGAACCGCAAATTTGACCTGATCATTCTCGATCCACCCAAATTTGCGCCTACCGCAGCCTTCGCCGAAAAAGCCGCGCGCGGTTACAAGGATATTAACTTGTTAGGCTTCAAGCTGCTTAGACCGGGAGGAATGCTCGCCACCTATTCATGTTCCAGCGGCATAAACGATGACCTGTTTCAGAAAATTATTGCCGGTGCCGCCTTGGATGCCGGAGTAACCGCGCACATCATACGCAAACTGCAGGCCGCGCCGGATCATCCAATATTATTGAATTTCCCGGAAGGCGCATATCTCAAGGGACTTGTATTGCGCGTGGCAGGTTAACTCGAGATTATGTCAGAATTAAATGGAGGCTATGCAACGGAGAGGTAATGCCATGCGAAAAACAGTGAAACTGGAGCGTTAAATCTGACTCAACATAAACCTTTTGCATAAAGCAAAAGGTCCATTCTGTTTCTTAACTCCCACTCTTGGTTATTTCTTTAGAGATAACCAGTTCGAAATCATTTTGGCAATTACTATTGCATCGGGCGTAACAGTGGGACGTCCCGCTGCAAGGGAGGGCAAGGGTAGCTGACGACGATCTCCTATATAGAAACCAAGCGCGGTTTCCAGCGCCTCACTGGCATACTGTAGTGCTTCGTCTTTATCGCCACCTTGGGTAATGGCTTCCGGTACATCGGGAAAAGTCACGACAAATCCGCCATCCTTGGCAGGTATCAAGTCCACTGGATATTCAAACATCGCAAGTCCCCTAATTCAACCCTAGCCGTTTTTTAATATATTCAATAGTATCGATTTTCAGTTCCGTGTCATGCATCGGCAGAACCGATTGACGGCCATTAAGAAACACCCTGATGTGAGCTCCCTGACCTGGCTGAAATGTAGCGCCTTGCTTAACAAGCCATTGTTTAAATTCATTGCTATTCATCTTTTAAATTTAACAGAAATACTCCTGGTGGTCAAACTCTTACCACCCGGCGGGTGGTAAACAGTGTAAGAGTATCTAGGTAATGCGCCTGCCTCACCGTATCTATCCTCGTGCCGATGGCAAGCCCAGGTAGACCAAATTACAGGAAAAAACTGGATTTGATTTATGATGCATTATTGAGAGCCCATGTTTGGCATCTGAATTAATAGGCATCCATGAACAAATATAGAGCCCTCCTGCCGCAAACCAGTTTATTCTGGAAAAAACTGGGGCCCGGTCTTATAACGGGAGCTGCGGATGATGACCCCAGCGGTATTGCTACCTATTCACAAGCCGGAGCCGGATTCGGCTATGCAATGCTGTGGACGACATTTTTAACTTTCCCTCTTATGGTCGGCATCCAGATGGTAAGTGCTCGGATTGGCCGGGTAACTGGGCATGGCCTTGCCGCCAATATTCGACTACATTACTCTCCGGCGCTACTTTATGTGCTCGTTGGGCTGCTTCTGATTGCAAATACGATTAACATTGCAGCAGATATTGGCGCAATGGCTGCAGCGCTTAAACTTCTCATTGGTGGCCCCGCTCACTGGTATGCAATAACCTTTGCCATGGTATCGTTGGTGCTGCAAATATTCATACCTTTTCCACGTTATGCACCCATTCTCAAAATACTGACATTGTCGCTCTTTACTTATGTAGTCACGGTGTTCGTCGTCAATGTGCCGTGGGGTGAGGTGCTTTATCGCACAATCATGCCGTCCATATCATTTAAAGCGGATTATGTGATGGCGGTGGTTGCCGTATTTGGCACCACGATCAGTCCGTATTTATTCTTTTGGCAAGCCTCTCAGGAAGTTGAGGAATTGCAAGCGAAAGGGGAAGCACCGCTTAAAGAGGCGCCAGAACAAGCCCCCAGTCACCTGCAGCGTATTAAGATCGACACGTATATCGGAATGGGGTTTTCCAACCTGATCGCTTTTTTTATCATATTGACGGCAGCGGTGACTTTGCACTTGCACGGCATTACAGATATTCAAACCTCTGCCCAGGCAGCGGAGGCTTTGCGTCCCTTAGCTGGTGAATTTGCGTTTTTATTATTTAC
This genomic interval from Candidatus Nitrotoga sp. AM1P contains the following:
- the dapF gene encoding diaminopimelate epimerase — protein: MRLKFTKMHGAGNDFVVLNGLRQRIQLTPEQLRLLADRHFGVGCDQILLVETAQHPDADFCYRIFNADGGEVEQCGNGARCFMRFVHDHKLTHKREIVVETKNGLITPRLEDNGQVTVNMGAPIFEAARIPFLGSSDAVIQTLEVAGETVQITALSMGNPHAVQVVTDVEQAPVAIQGALIEQHPRFSQRVNAGFMQIVDHKHIKLRVYERGAGETLSCGTGACAAVVTGIRRGLLDARVNVATRGGVLNIAWAGNGTPVFMTGPAIAVFEGEINL
- a CDS encoding DUF484 family protein, whose protein sequence is MKSADIALYLKNNPQFFEDHADMLAEVTIPHPYSGRTISLSERQLLTLREQNKNLEKKLHEMVMLAQDNDSLQQKVHQFTLALFGVRDLMNLQNVITQNLREIFAVPHIVLHIWKGLPPSLEVLAFVNQQLHPVCVHHALHDTLAWFGESATHLHSFAYLPLRTDEQSIGLLILASEDAQRFYPGMGTLFLQRIAETVSSALRPSL
- the xerC gene encoding tyrosine recombinase XerC, which translates into the protein MTNSIAQAATLNQAALHGFIDHLRNERRYSPHTVENYSRDICRLFKLAGVTPLNELKNHQIRRFVAQLHGSGLGGKSLARMLSAWRTFYSYLIRDYQFKDNPCIGLRAPKSARNLPHALSPDEAVRMVELPTAGDILAVRDKAMFELFYSSGLRLAELVSLDPAALDFADAAVRVIGKGAKTRIVPLGSYAISALQAWLALRGQLSKQGETALFVNRNGSRIGSRAVQLRMSGWGIKQGITSGVHPHLLRHSFASHVLQSSGDLRAVQEMLGHTSISTTQVYTHLDFQYLSKIYDAAHPRAKKKTL
- a CDS encoding class I SAM-dependent rRNA methyltransferase codes for the protein MNKIILKEGREKSLLRRHPWIFSGAIKRVEGSPADGDAVQIYSTQGAFLAHAAYNAHSQIAARVWSWHAEQSINADFFRTKITHALTLRKNLKLAQHSTGLRLIHGESDGLPGLVVDQYGDVLVMQIGSAGAERWRDTCADILREMCNPVCIYERSDSDSRALEGLPERNNVLRGILPESLTLVEHGLRFVVDVAHGQKTGFYLDQRDNRELIGTLAQDKDVLNCFCYSGGFSLYALRGGAKSVLSIDSSNEALQLAQRNVELNGLDASRAEWQCDDVFQTLRKLRDQNRKFDLIILDPPKFAPTAAFAEKAARGYKDINLLGFKLLRPGGMLATYSCSSGINDDLFQKIIAGAALDAGVTAHIIRKLQAAPDHPILLNFPEGAYLKGLVLRVAG
- a CDS encoding type II toxin-antitoxin system HicB family antitoxin, which encodes MFEYPVDLIPAKDGGFVVTFPDVPEAITQGGDKDEALQYASEALETALGFYIGDRRQLPLPSLAAGRPTVTPDAIVIAKMISNWLSLKK
- a CDS encoding NRAMP family divalent metal transporter, giving the protein MNKYRALLPQTSLFWKKLGPGLITGAADDDPSGIATYSQAGAGFGYAMLWTTFLTFPLMVGIQMVSARIGRVTGHGLAANIRLHYSPALLYVLVGLLLIANTINIAADIGAMAAALKLLIGGPAHWYAITFAMVSLVLQIFIPFPRYAPILKILTLSLFTYVVTVFVVNVPWGEVLYRTIMPSISFKADYVMAVVAVFGTTISPYLFFWQASQEVEELQAKGEAPLKEAPEQAPSHLQRIKIDTYIGMGFSNLIAFFIILTAAVTLHLHGITDIQTSAQAAEALRPLAGEFAFLLFTAGIVGTGLLAVPVLAGSAAYAIAESFDWHIGLGRKPMEARGFYMILIIATLLGVALNFTPIDPIKALFWSAVINGVIAVPIMIVIMLMVARPDVMGQFVVTPGLRITGWLATAVMAFAVLAMAVTWLI